From the Leptospira biflexa serovar Patoc strain 'Patoc 1 (Paris)' genome, one window contains:
- a CDS encoding PAS domain S-box protein: MTVVADKSILLVEDEAILALYEKNQLEQGGYKVTHVPSGENAIRLVMQDENPFDLILMDIDLGKGLDGTETATHILNHKEIPIVFLSSHTEREIVKKTESITSYGYVVKNSGFTVLDASIKMAFKLFEANELTKSKKEHLETVLHSIGDGVIATDKEGKVIRINPVAEKLTGWSHDDGLGLEINKVFNIINVKTRHKVDNPVDIVLKTNSVVALANHTVLISKDGAEYQISDSGSPIKDLNGETKGVVLVFRDITAEYNVQSQIAKQANMLNNVLDAVIGTDFTQKINYWNKAAEKIFLWKAEEVIGENILEVLKTKYLNFTNQEIIEKVNLEGSYIGEAIQEAKGGCVRNIEINLVLLNDEFDLPTGYIFVARDISDRLKALNQIKESEAKLTQIIDSAMDAIISIDNTKKIILFNGAAEKMFGYESDAIIGKSLDQLIPINFRSQHDKHIDQFSKTGVSRRAMGALGEISGLRANGEEFPIEASISQITVNGESLFTVILRDVSVRTLSESKIQKLLHEKENILKEIHHRVKNNMSSLFTLLTLQAKSQNHEPVQTILYEAAGRIKSMIVLYDKLYHSETDNSVSIQNYFPSICSEIVSIFPKKVEVNLSILEEPIELNAKLLSSLGIILNELITNSMKHAFLEIQNPKINLNISKDNNILYLAYSDNGVGIPESISFQDTPGFGLQLIGMLTEQIEGKISIDRKNEPKIILELKL, from the coding sequence ATGACAGTTGTAGCAGATAAATCGATTTTACTTGTCGAAGATGAAGCCATACTGGCTCTTTACGAAAAAAATCAACTGGAGCAAGGTGGGTATAAAGTCACTCATGTTCCCAGTGGTGAAAATGCAATCCGACTGGTCATGCAAGATGAGAATCCTTTTGATCTGATCCTTATGGATATCGACTTGGGTAAAGGATTAGATGGAACAGAGACTGCAACGCACATTCTCAATCATAAAGAAATACCAATCGTATTTTTATCTTCACATACAGAAAGAGAAATCGTCAAAAAAACAGAGAGTATCACTTCTTATGGATATGTAGTAAAAAATTCCGGGTTCACTGTACTTGATGCTTCGATTAAAATGGCGTTCAAACTATTTGAGGCAAACGAATTAACAAAAAGTAAAAAAGAACATTTAGAAACCGTTTTACATTCCATAGGAGATGGAGTGATTGCTACCGATAAAGAAGGAAAAGTCATACGTATCAATCCTGTCGCCGAAAAATTAACGGGTTGGTCTCACGATGATGGGCTTGGTCTAGAGATTAACAAAGTGTTTAATATCATCAATGTAAAAACTCGGCACAAAGTTGATAATCCTGTCGATATTGTATTAAAAACTAATTCTGTTGTTGCATTAGCAAATCATACTGTACTCATCTCAAAAGATGGAGCTGAATATCAAATTTCGGATTCAGGATCACCGATTAAAGACCTAAATGGTGAAACAAAAGGAGTTGTACTTGTATTTCGAGATATTACCGCGGAATACAATGTCCAAAGCCAAATTGCCAAACAAGCAAACATGCTCAATAATGTTTTGGATGCTGTGATAGGCACTGATTTCACACAAAAAATCAATTATTGGAACAAGGCGGCTGAGAAAATTTTCCTTTGGAAAGCGGAAGAAGTCATCGGGGAAAATATTTTGGAAGTTTTGAAAACAAAATATCTCAATTTTACAAACCAAGAAATCATTGAGAAAGTGAATTTAGAAGGAAGTTATATTGGTGAAGCGATTCAAGAAGCAAAGGGTGGATGTGTTCGGAACATAGAAATTAATTTAGTACTCTTAAATGATGAATTTGATTTACCCACTGGTTATATTTTTGTAGCAAGAGACATTTCTGATCGATTGAAGGCACTCAATCAAATTAAGGAATCGGAAGCAAAATTAACGCAAATCATAGACTCTGCAATGGATGCGATCATCAGTATCGATAATACAAAAAAGATTATTTTGTTCAATGGTGCAGCCGAAAAAATGTTTGGATATGAATCAGACGCAATCATCGGAAAATCTTTAGACCAATTGATTCCAATTAATTTCAGAAGCCAACATGATAAACATATTGATCAATTTAGTAAAACTGGTGTTAGCCGAAGGGCAATGGGTGCATTGGGTGAGATCAGTGGTTTACGTGCCAATGGTGAAGAATTCCCAATCGAAGCTTCTATTTCCCAAATCACGGTAAATGGAGAATCATTATTTACTGTAATTTTAAGGGACGTAAGCGTACGAACATTATCTGAATCTAAAATTCAGAAGTTGCTTCACGAAAAAGAAAATATTTTAAAAGAGATTCACCATCGTGTGAAAAATAACATGAGTTCATTGTTCACCTTGCTCACGTTACAAGCTAAATCTCAAAACCATGAGCCAGTACAAACCATTTTGTATGAAGCTGCGGGCAGAATTAAAAGTATGATTGTTCTCTATGACAAACTATACCATTCTGAAACCGACAATAGTGTCTCCATACAAAATTACTTTCCTTCAATTTGTTCTGAAATCGTATCTATTTTCCCGAAAAAAGTGGAAGTGAACCTCTCTATACTCGAGGAACCGATCGAATTGAACGCTAAGTTGCTTTCTTCATTAGGCATTATTTTAAATGAATTGATCACCAATTCCATGAAACATGCTTTTTTGGAAATTCAGAATCCGAAGATTAATTTAAATATCTCCAAAGATAATAACATTTTGTACTTAGCGTATTCAGACAATGGAGTGGGGATTCCGGAATCAATATCGTTTCAAGACACACCAGGATTTGGTTTACAACTCATCGGAATGCTCACTGAACAAATTGAAGGTAAAATCAGTATCGATCGTAAAAATGAACCAAAGATTATTTTGGAATTGAAACTATAA
- a CDS encoding nitrilase-related carbon-nitrogen hydrolase, whose protein sequence is MKPFSNKVYLLMSGSVLFGFVGMNWNVPIFVWFAIIPFLRYVRLGHSYRSLLFALVVSQILSTLRIVSEPFHIWIALFSGVQAGIIFTILLWVWNYFRIRYSKLVSPILLFAFLFTVVEWIGAYDSDLGVWGMMANTQIGNLILLQSASLFGATGISFIIYLFNICLEQVLSESIDQKKVTRPTIQYSLFSVLLIILLYFYGTFRLSFPIDGKQIKVATITSKYEIQTIWKDPSENQKNTQLTIDKTRLAAKEGAKVVVWNEGAVLVFEDMEQIFLNRVSSLAKENQIEIVAAYIVQKTSADFYFDNKLVWFAMDGSIRQTYFKQFLVPGEPVTQKHSEIEAFETNFGKMSVAICYDFDSLRLTETHAKLGSGMTLIPASDWKGISPFHTEMAVIRGIENGSSIVRSARSGLSGVFDAYGRTKGALDYFEENDGILVTSVGTTKLNTLYSLFGNWIVGIGILYLSIYGMKVLYFVIKNRIK, encoded by the coding sequence ATGAAACCATTTTCTAACAAAGTTTATCTTTTAATGAGCGGAAGTGTGTTGTTCGGTTTCGTGGGAATGAATTGGAATGTCCCCATTTTTGTTTGGTTTGCGATTATACCTTTTTTGCGTTATGTACGTCTTGGCCATTCCTATCGATCCCTTCTGTTTGCATTAGTTGTGTCCCAAATTTTGTCTACACTTCGAATTGTAAGTGAACCATTCCATATATGGATTGCTTTATTTTCTGGAGTACAGGCAGGAATCATTTTTACCATTTTATTGTGGGTATGGAATTATTTTAGAATTCGATATTCAAAATTAGTATCTCCCATATTGCTTTTTGCCTTCCTCTTTACCGTTGTGGAATGGATAGGAGCCTATGATTCTGATTTAGGTGTTTGGGGCATGATGGCAAATACTCAAATCGGAAATTTAATTTTATTACAATCGGCCTCTCTGTTTGGAGCAACTGGAATCAGTTTTATCATCTATCTTTTTAACATTTGTTTAGAACAGGTATTGAGTGAAAGTATCGATCAAAAAAAAGTCACGCGACCAACAATTCAATATTCACTTTTCAGTGTGTTATTAATTATACTATTATATTTTTATGGAACGTTTCGGTTGAGTTTTCCAATTGATGGAAAACAAATAAAAGTAGCAACAATCACATCCAAGTATGAGATCCAAACAATATGGAAAGATCCAAGTGAAAATCAAAAAAACACTCAACTAACGATTGATAAAACTAGATTAGCTGCCAAAGAAGGAGCCAAGGTTGTCGTTTGGAACGAAGGTGCAGTTCTTGTATTTGAGGACATGGAACAAATATTCTTAAATCGGGTTTCCTCGCTTGCCAAAGAAAATCAAATCGAAATCGTAGCAGCGTATATCGTTCAAAAGACATCGGCAGATTTCTATTTCGACAACAAATTGGTTTGGTTCGCAATGGATGGTTCGATTCGGCAAACATACTTCAAACAGTTTTTGGTTCCAGGAGAACCAGTGACTCAAAAACATTCTGAAATTGAAGCGTTTGAGACAAATTTTGGAAAAATGTCTGTGGCTATTTGTTATGATTTCGATAGCCTTCGTTTGACAGAAACTCATGCAAAATTGGGATCAGGTATGACACTCATCCCTGCTTCGGACTGGAAGGGAATCTCTCCGTTTCATACAGAGATGGCAGTGATTCGCGGAATTGAAAATGGATCTTCCATTGTTCGATCGGCTCGGAGTGGACTTTCCGGGGTTTTCGATGCGTATGGAAGGACCAAAGGGGCTCTTGACTATTTTGAAGAAAATGATGGAATTCTAGTCACATCCGTTGGGACTACGAAATTGAACACCTTATACTCGCTCTTCGGAAATTGGATCGTCGGGATTGGAATCCTATACTTATCCATTTATGGAATGAAGGTCCTATACTTTGTCATAAAAAATAGGATAAAATAG
- a CDS encoding TetR/AcrR family transcriptional regulator yields MPKNGNVSVDPLAKFPLKERKFARTRTNLTFGLLEFMESRSYDEIKITELCQYAEISEPTFYHYFPEKDDLILHYIQIWSLMVSVFAKKNRMAESGYGLILSLFRYTANESKKNPKILLEIISFQAKKKRKLQFKSLTDAERILLFPNHNGIETLPIGGIEMLLEKAMYLSKKNKELPNHTNWKHLSLAIASCFFGIPILAFQLNENLEKLWLETLNYIWLGAGGSIPKFSKKGVKV; encoded by the coding sequence ATGCCTAAAAATGGAAACGTTTCAGTTGATCCTTTGGCCAAATTCCCTCTCAAAGAGAGAAAATTTGCAAGAACGAGAACAAATCTTACATTTGGATTATTGGAATTCATGGAATCACGTTCCTATGATGAAATCAAAATCACCGAACTTTGCCAATATGCTGAGATTTCGGAGCCCACGTTTTATCATTATTTTCCTGAAAAAGATGATTTGATTCTTCATTACATCCAGATTTGGAGTTTGATGGTGAGTGTATTTGCAAAAAAAAATCGGATGGCTGAGTCAGGTTATGGATTGATCCTTTCTCTATTTCGATATACTGCCAATGAATCAAAAAAAAATCCAAAAATCCTATTGGAGATCATTTCGTTCCAAGCCAAAAAGAAGAGAAAACTACAATTCAAATCACTAACAGATGCAGAACGTATTTTACTTTTCCCAAACCATAACGGTATCGAAACACTACCTATTGGTGGAATTGAAATGCTTCTTGAAAAAGCCATGTATCTTTCAAAAAAAAATAAGGAACTTCCAAACCATACAAATTGGAAACATCTTTCGTTAGCAATTGCGAGTTGCTTTTTTGGAATACCTATATTGGCTTTCCAACTCAATGAAAATTTAGAGAAACTCTGGTTGGAAACTTTAAATTACATTTGGTTAGGTGCTGGTGGTTCCATTCCAAAATTTTCGAAAAAAGGAGTTAAAGTATGA
- the xerA gene encoding site-specific tyrosine recombinase/integron integrase, whose product MTLPVLEVQIPEHFPQVMADLFRSYRTYLKIEKNYSEHTLFAYLRDLKFFFEFCLKEEIDILSVDVLDVRAYFADLKSSKKQDKRTQSRKLSSLRTFYKFLFREEKIGANPILQVSFPKTKKRLPKNFTPIETEDILDYEDPEKKEVLGKRDKAIVEVLYSTGLRVFELVNAKLSDLNEELTSLKVMGKRRKERFVFIGPEAKVALQEYLDERGNGGPEEIFLNQRGGKLTTRGIRYILSERRSVMGMEKAITPHKFRHTFATDLLNAGADIRAVQELLGHSSLSSTQVYLSVSRDRLKEVYRNAHPHAKK is encoded by the coding sequence ATGACCCTGCCTGTCCTTGAAGTCCAAATTCCCGAACATTTTCCCCAAGTGATGGCGGATTTATTTCGCAGTTACCGTACCTATCTCAAGATTGAAAAAAATTACTCGGAACATACTCTTTTCGCTTACCTGCGGGATTTGAAGTTTTTCTTTGAATTTTGCTTAAAGGAAGAGATTGATATTTTGAGTGTAGATGTTCTTGATGTTCGAGCCTATTTTGCAGATTTAAAATCTTCCAAAAAACAGGACAAACGTACCCAAAGCCGTAAACTTTCATCTCTACGTACCTTTTATAAATTTTTATTTCGGGAAGAAAAAATCGGAGCCAATCCTATTTTACAAGTCAGCTTCCCAAAAACCAAAAAGAGATTACCTAAAAATTTTACACCCATAGAAACAGAAGATATCTTAGATTATGAAGACCCCGAAAAAAAAGAAGTACTCGGCAAACGTGATAAAGCAATTGTTGAAGTTTTATACAGTACAGGCCTTCGAGTATTTGAGTTAGTCAATGCTAAGTTAAGTGATTTGAACGAAGAGTTAACATCCCTTAAAGTCATGGGAAAAAGGCGAAAGGAAAGATTTGTTTTTATTGGTCCCGAAGCAAAAGTTGCATTACAAGAGTATTTGGATGAAAGAGGCAATGGTGGCCCCGAAGAGATTTTTTTAAATCAAAGAGGTGGAAAATTGACCACTCGTGGCATCCGATACATTTTATCCGAAAGAAGGTCAGTGATGGGTATGGAAAAAGCCATCACTCCCCATAAATTTAGACATACGTTTGCAACAGACTTACTTAATGCAGGAGCTGATATCCGCGCCGTACAAGAGTTACTTGGACATTCTTCCTTGTCATCAACGCAAGTGTATTTGAGTGTGTCTCGTGATAGGTTGAAGGAAGTGTATCGAAATGCGCATCCTCACGCAAAGAAGTAG
- the recA gene encoding recombinase RecA — protein MKKEKADKALEKETDQRKQAIDAALGQIEKQFGKGSIMRLGADTRMSEMNVVSTGSLDLDIALGIGGFPSGRIIEIYGPESSGKTTLTLSAIAETQKKGGIAAFIDAEHALDPSYAKKLGVNVDDLLVAQPDNGEEALEICESLVRSNAIDLIVIDSVAALVPKAEIEGDMGDSHMGLQARLMSQALRKLTGTISKSSTTVIFINQIRMKIGVMFGSPETTTGGNALKFYASIRLDIRRIETLKEKEEPVGNRVRVKVVKNKCAPPFRQAEFDIMYANGINRESSLIDLAVRHDLVAKAGSWYSYNGEKIGQGKEQVRNFFLENPDIAFKIENQVRDLNALPLLDQAKIQTREVKSIERDTKETKETKSKQPVSFSTEADGDIAVGE, from the coding sequence ATGAAAAAAGAGAAAGCTGACAAGGCACTAGAAAAAGAAACAGACCAAAGAAAACAGGCAATTGATGCCGCCCTCGGCCAAATTGAAAAACAATTCGGCAAAGGATCCATCATGCGTCTCGGTGCCGACACACGTATGTCGGAAATGAATGTGGTTTCCACAGGCTCTTTGGACCTTGACATTGCTCTTGGAATCGGTGGATTCCCATCCGGTCGTATCATCGAAATCTACGGACCAGAATCTTCTGGTAAAACGACTCTTACTCTCTCTGCCATAGCGGAGACACAAAAGAAAGGGGGCATTGCAGCCTTCATCGATGCAGAACACGCACTCGATCCATCTTATGCAAAAAAACTCGGAGTCAACGTTGACGATCTCCTCGTTGCGCAACCTGACAATGGTGAGGAAGCTTTGGAAATTTGCGAGTCACTCGTTCGTTCCAATGCCATTGACCTCATTGTCATCGACTCTGTCGCAGCCCTTGTTCCCAAGGCAGAAATCGAAGGGGATATGGGAGACTCTCACATGGGCCTCCAAGCACGACTCATGTCACAAGCCCTCCGTAAACTCACAGGTACCATTTCAAAATCCAGTACCACTGTCATTTTCATCAACCAAATCCGTATGAAAATTGGAGTCATGTTCGGAAGTCCAGAAACCACGACAGGTGGGAATGCTCTCAAATTTTATGCATCCATTCGCCTTGACATCCGCCGTATTGAAACATTGAAAGAAAAAGAAGAACCCGTCGGAAACCGTGTGCGGGTGAAAGTGGTGAAAAACAAATGCGCCCCTCCTTTCCGTCAGGCAGAATTTGATATTATGTATGCCAATGGGATCAACCGTGAAAGTTCACTGATTGATTTAGCCGTTCGCCATGATTTAGTCGCGAAAGCTGGTTCTTGGTATTCTTATAACGGCGAAAAGATAGGCCAAGGGAAAGAACAAGTAAGGAACTTCTTTCTGGAAAATCCAGACATCGCTTTCAAAATTGAAAATCAAGTTCGGGATCTAAATGCGCTTCCCTTGCTTGACCAAGCAAAAATCCAAACCCGAGAAGTGAAATCCATTGAAAGGGATACAAAAGAAACGAAGGAAACAAAATCAAAACAACCAGTGAGTTTCTCGACCGAAGCTGATGGAGACATCGCCGTCGGTGAATAA
- a CDS encoding aldo/keto reductase: MSELNLTSTIPTNQSIDVPLLGLGVWKSRPKECYDAVKSALEFGYRHIDTAAIYGNEADVGRALKESGIKRSDIFLVTKLWNADQGYDEAQKAIDISLKKLGTDYVDMYLIHFPVSGKRNDSWRALEKIKGEGKARSIGVSNFMVPHLEELLKETDIIPAMNQVEYHPFLQDLELKEYCIKKGIVLEAYSPLAHGQKLEDERITNLAKKYHKSNAQILIRWSLQNGNVVIPKSKNPIRIKENADVFDFVLSPDDMKEIHSWNENFRTCWDPTTVD, encoded by the coding sequence ATGTCTGAACTCAATCTTACCTCCACAATTCCTACAAACCAGTCGATCGATGTTCCGTTACTCGGATTAGGGGTCTGGAAATCACGACCAAAAGAATGTTATGATGCAGTGAAGTCTGCTTTGGAATTCGGTTACCGCCATATAGATACAGCCGCAATTTATGGGAATGAAGCCGATGTGGGGAGAGCCTTAAAAGAGAGTGGAATCAAACGCAGTGATATTTTTCTTGTCACCAAACTTTGGAATGCGGACCAAGGGTATGATGAAGCGCAAAAGGCAATTGATATATCTTTAAAAAAATTAGGTACCGACTATGTCGATATGTATTTAATCCACTTCCCTGTTTCTGGGAAACGAAATGATTCTTGGAGAGCCTTAGAGAAAATAAAAGGAGAAGGAAAGGCAAGGTCAATTGGAGTTAGTAATTTTATGGTTCCACACCTAGAAGAGTTACTGAAAGAAACAGACATCATTCCTGCAATGAACCAAGTAGAATACCATCCATTTTTACAGGATTTAGAACTCAAAGAGTATTGTATTAAAAAAGGGATCGTATTGGAAGCCTATAGTCCGTTAGCTCATGGTCAAAAATTAGAAGATGAAAGGATCACAAATTTAGCAAAAAAGTATCATAAATCGAATGCGCAAATTTTAATTCGATGGTCTTTACAAAATGGGAATGTCGTCATCCCAAAATCCAAAAATCCGATTCGCATCAAGGAAAATGCGGATGTATTTGATTTTGTTTTATCCCCAGATGATATGAAGGAAATCCATAGTTGGAATGAAAACTTTCGCACTTGTTGGGATCCAACTACAGTGGATTAA
- a CDS encoding ATP-dependent Clp protease ATP-binding subunit yields MKQYDSNVQGALDIAQTEAIRRQNTEITPYHLVWGFMTLPTSVSGKSLIRYKSTVDEYLKKQARASGEIPFDSLRTSPKLAQWFTMASSRAAENGREELKEADFLKFLPQILPELKINYEDLNVKETDEEVPNFLVNLNDLAREGKLDPVIGRSKEIRSVMEILGRRSKNNPVLVGSAGVGKTAIVEGLAEQIVKGRVPDVLKGKTIFSLDMGQLMAGTKYRGEFEEKLTALLRYIKGQAGEAILFIDEIHQLVGAGKTDGAMDAANLLKPALARGELHCIGATTGDEFQKYILGDQALERRFRAVPVNEPSKEDAIEILMGIRDKHEIHHGIKISDEAIYASVLLSDQYITDKFLPDKAIDLVDEAASALKLSAEAMPTELVELEGEIRSKKIFAQVEKKNEEILKEIEVLEKKFQAGKEIWEKEVNSLKQIASIKNKIDRVKFDLDAAQQRADYTEASRLKYAVLPELEKELSTFQNSWILERNHIAAVIARQTGIPVEKILKTKQENLLHLEDDLNSVVYGQKESIREIADTLLTSYAGISSETRPLGSFLLKGPTGVGKTETAKAIAKFLFDQESNLVRLDLSEYSEKHSVAKLIGAPAGYIGYDEGGILTEAIRRKPYSVVLFDEVEKAHPDFSDILLQILDDGRLTDNKGRTINFKNTIVILTTNSKNIEVDFKPEVLGRLDAILTYHSLDSSIMEKLIEKQLRSLNDRLKVKGVVIELSESTEHILREQGFDPKFGARPLGSVFNRIVNRPLAKAILSGTMVEGKYRADWDGENLQFALLQEATGVKK; encoded by the coding sequence ATGAAACAATATGACTCTAACGTCCAAGGAGCCTTGGACATAGCGCAAACAGAGGCGATCAGGAGACAAAATACAGAAATCACTCCTTATCATTTGGTGTGGGGGTTTATGACCTTACCAACTTCTGTTTCAGGAAAATCATTGATTCGATATAAATCTACAGTTGATGAATATTTAAAGAAACAAGCAAGGGCTTCCGGGGAAATCCCTTTCGATTCCCTACGAACTTCACCAAAACTTGCCCAGTGGTTTACCATGGCGTCCTCAAGAGCCGCAGAGAATGGTAGAGAGGAATTGAAAGAGGCCGATTTTTTAAAATTTTTACCTCAAATCCTTCCTGAGCTAAAAATCAATTATGAAGATCTCAACGTAAAAGAGACAGACGAAGAAGTTCCCAATTTTCTAGTGAATTTGAATGATTTGGCTCGAGAAGGTAAATTGGATCCGGTCATTGGTCGAAGTAAAGAGATTCGTTCCGTCATGGAAATTTTAGGGAGAAGGTCAAAAAACAATCCTGTGTTAGTGGGTAGTGCAGGAGTTGGTAAAACTGCGATTGTGGAAGGTCTTGCCGAGCAGATTGTAAAAGGAAGAGTACCTGATGTTCTGAAAGGTAAAACCATTTTTTCTCTAGATATGGGACAATTGATGGCGGGAACCAAATATCGTGGAGAATTTGAGGAAAAACTAACGGCACTTTTGCGATATATAAAGGGACAAGCAGGTGAAGCGATTTTGTTTATCGATGAAATCCATCAATTGGTTGGTGCTGGAAAAACCGATGGAGCAATGGATGCTGCCAATTTATTAAAACCTGCACTTGCTCGAGGTGAATTGCATTGTATTGGTGCAACAACTGGTGATGAATTCCAGAAATACATTCTAGGAGACCAAGCATTAGAAAGAAGATTTCGTGCAGTTCCTGTCAATGAACCGAGCAAAGAAGATGCGATTGAAATCCTTATGGGAATACGAGATAAACATGAAATCCATCATGGAATTAAAATTTCCGATGAAGCAATTTATGCATCGGTACTTTTATCAGACCAATACATTACTGATAAATTTTTGCCAGATAAAGCAATTGACTTGGTAGATGAAGCTGCATCTGCCTTGAAGTTATCTGCAGAAGCAATGCCTACGGAGCTCGTGGAATTGGAAGGCGAAATTCGTTCTAAAAAAATCTTTGCTCAAGTTGAAAAGAAAAACGAAGAGATTTTAAAAGAGATCGAAGTCTTAGAAAAAAAATTCCAAGCAGGCAAAGAGATTTGGGAAAAAGAAGTTAATTCTTTGAAACAAATCGCATCGATTAAAAATAAAATTGATCGAGTCAAATTTGATTTGGATGCGGCACAACAAAGAGCCGATTACACTGAAGCTTCGCGATTGAAGTATGCAGTTTTGCCAGAATTGGAGAAAGAACTTAGCACATTTCAAAACAGTTGGATTCTCGAAAGAAACCACATTGCTGCTGTTATAGCAAGACAAACTGGTATTCCTGTGGAGAAGATACTAAAAACCAAACAAGAAAACTTACTTCACTTAGAAGACGATTTGAACTCTGTTGTGTATGGTCAAAAAGAATCCATAAGAGAGATTGCAGATACGCTTTTAACATCGTATGCTGGCATTTCATCTGAAACAAGACCACTCGGATCATTTTTGCTAAAAGGGCCCACAGGTGTTGGTAAAACGGAAACTGCAAAAGCGATTGCTAAGTTTTTGTTCGATCAAGAATCTAATTTAGTCCGTTTGGACTTAAGTGAGTATTCCGAAAAACATTCTGTTGCAAAACTCATCGGTGCTCCTGCAGGATACATAGGTTATGATGAAGGTGGAATTTTGACTGAGGCCATTCGTCGTAAACCATATTCGGTCGTTTTATTTGACGAGGTAGAAAAAGCTCACCCGGACTTTTCCGATATTCTACTGCAAATATTAGATGATGGAAGATTGACAGATAACAAAGGTAGAACGATCAATTTTAAAAATACCATTGTTATCCTTACGACAAATTCAAAAAATATTGAAGTCGATTTTAAACCAGAGGTATTAGGTAGATTAGATGCCATTTTGACCTATCATTCATTAGATTCTTCGATCATGGAGAAACTAATCGAAAAACAACTTCGATCGTTGAATGATCGATTGAAGGTAAAGGGTGTAGTCATCGAACTGTCCGAGAGTACTGAACATATTTTGCGTGAACAAGGGTTTGATCCAAAATTTGGAGCGCGACCTCTCGGAAGTGTTTTCAACCGCATTGTCAATCGACCATTAGCTAAGGCGATCCTTTCTGGAACTATGGTCGAAGGGAAATATAGAGCGGATTGGGATGGAGAAAATCTTCAATTTGCGTTACTCCAGGAAGCTACTGGCGTAAAAAAATAA